One part of the Bacteroidia bacterium genome encodes these proteins:
- a CDS encoding riboflavin synthase encodes MFTGIVTHIGEVYSVKSEGSGKVIEVFAPFDEPIKIDQSIAHEGVCLTVADILLSNEEGSQYKVVAVEETLKKTSVDSWKAGDKVNLEMCLKVGDRLDGHFVQGHVDTVGRVEAIEDRDGSWLFRFSYPEEFAHLLVEKGSICVNGTSLTLIEAGKDYFTITIIPYTYEHTSFNQLKIGDPVNLEFDILGKYFLRKQWLEQLS; translated from the coding sequence ATGTTTACAGGAATCGTAACCCATATCGGAGAAGTTTACTCAGTCAAATCAGAAGGCAGCGGCAAGGTCATAGAGGTATTTGCTCCTTTCGATGAGCCAATCAAGATAGATCAGAGCATTGCTCATGAAGGCGTGTGTTTGACTGTTGCTGATATTCTTCTTTCCAATGAAGAGGGAAGCCAGTATAAAGTTGTAGCTGTTGAGGAGACTTTGAAAAAGACAAGTGTGGATTCCTGGAAAGCCGGAGATAAAGTAAATCTGGAAATGTGCCTCAAAGTAGGCGATCGCCTCGATGGGCATTTTGTACAGGGACATGTGGATACGGTTGGTAGAGTAGAGGCAATCGAAGATAGAGACGGTTCCTGGTTATTTAGGTTTAGCTATCCGGAAGAGTTTGCGCATTTATTGGTGGAGAAAGGTTCTATTTGTGTAAATGGGACGAGTCTTACGCTTATTGAAGCAGGTAAAGATTATTTTACCATTACTATTATTCCCTATACCTATGAACATACCAGCTTCAATCAGTTGAAGATTGGTGATCCGGTGAATCTGGAGTTTGATATTCTTGGGAAGTATTTTTTGAGGAAGCAGTGGTTGGAGCAGCTTTCCTGA
- a CDS encoding LytTR family DNA-binding domain-containing protein, translated as MKSILRKLNEAYPDSANLKAFFWEALGVGAFIFLFLYFFRPFGIGQVQDDTLMLCLGFGLITFAVSLLFEIFIRFVLKIRKDLPSWTLGKWILTTTILISFIALANHAYLLYRYPSGPFHVGNLLFSFISTFAIGIFPIIFSGLVNQLRFVKKNNQHASEIQLPLIENHPAEKLRLSSANKKQSFEVELDKLLYLEAMQNYVLVYYVGESEIEKEILRTTLSQLDKELPDDHFYRSHRSFIVNLGQISKVKGNAQGLTLSLKVDEDLEVPVSRNKIKELKNRLSQKLVIHP; from the coding sequence GTGAAATCTATTTTACGGAAACTCAATGAAGCATATCCGGATTCAGCTAATTTGAAAGCTTTTTTCTGGGAAGCTTTAGGTGTTGGTGCTTTCATTTTTCTATTTCTCTACTTTTTCCGACCCTTTGGGATAGGGCAGGTTCAGGATGATACGCTCATGCTTTGTCTGGGCTTTGGGCTGATCACCTTTGCCGTAAGTTTGCTATTCGAAATCTTTATCCGCTTTGTGTTGAAAATCCGCAAAGACTTGCCGAGCTGGACCCTGGGCAAATGGATATTGACCACGACTATCCTGATATCCTTTATTGCACTGGCCAATCATGCGTACTTATTATATAGATATCCATCGGGTCCTTTTCATGTGGGAAACCTGCTGTTCTCCTTTATCTCTACCTTCGCGATTGGAATATTCCCAATCATCTTTAGTGGGCTGGTCAATCAATTGCGTTTTGTAAAGAAAAACAACCAACACGCAAGTGAGATTCAATTGCCTCTTATAGAAAATCATCCGGCTGAGAAACTTAGGCTTTCTTCTGCCAATAAGAAACAGTCCTTTGAAGTGGAACTGGACAAACTTCTTTATTTGGAGGCGATGCAAAATTATGTGCTGGTTTATTATGTAGGGGAAAGTGAGATCGAAAAGGAAATCCTTCGAACTACCTTGTCTCAGCTGGATAAAGAATTGCCGGATGATCATTTCTACAGAAGTCACCGCTCCTTTATTGTAAACCTGGGACAGATTTCAAAAGTGAAGGGAAATGCCCAGGGATTGACCCTGAGTTTGAAAGTCGATGAAGATTTGGAGGTTCCAGTTTCCCGAAATAAGATAAAGGAACTCAAAAACCGTTTATCCCAAAAGCTTGTCATTCATCCCTAA